One Nicotiana sylvestris chromosome 12, ASM39365v2, whole genome shotgun sequence genomic window carries:
- the LOC104243585 gene encoding uncharacterized protein: protein MTTSRRLADRKIERFEKNITKRGAVPETTAKKGNQYPVGPILLGFFVFVVIGSSLFQIIRTATSGGMA from the exons ATG ACGACATCGAGGCGTCTTGCTGACAGGAAGATTGAGAGGTTTGAGAAAAACATTACCAAGCGAGGAGCTGTTCCTGAAACTACCGCAAAAAAGGGAAACCAGTATCCTGTTGGCCCTATATTGCTTGGTTTCTTTGTCTTTGTTGTCATTGGCTCAT CTCTGTTCCAGATAATAAGGACCGCAACCAGCGGGGGCATGGCTTAA
- the LOC104243587 gene encoding uncharacterized protein, whose translation MKGQALTDFLADHPIPNDWELTDELPDEGTMVIEVQPPWKMYFDSVAHHEGDGAGVVFVTSQGEVLPYSFTLTQHCTNNVAEYQALILGLEMAIDMRQLQLHIFGDFELVINQLLGSYEVKRPELRRYYDYAQKLIGWLGNVTLQHVRRKENKKVDALATLALTLTLPGQKQITTCQKWIVSPNENEDEESKLEHLVAAAEVVKLGWRQTMIDYLCYRILLEYPRRKTEICRRAPRFFYYKDTLYRRSFEEFSCVV comes from the coding sequence ATGAAAGGACAAGCTTTGACAGATTTCTTGGCAGATCATCCAATTCCTAATGATTGGGAGTTGactgatgaactacctgatgagggTACGATGGTCATCGAAGTGCAACCACCGTGGAAAATGTATTTTGATAGTGTCGCACATCATGAGGGAGATGGTGCAGGTGTTGTGTTTGTCACTTCTCAAGGGGAAGTCTTGCCATATTCCTTCACCTTAACACAACATTGCACCAACAACGTTGCGGAATATCAAGCACTCATACTTGGGCTTGAGATGGCCATTGATATGAGACAACTCCAATTACATATTTTTGGAGACTTTGAGTTAGTGATCAATCAATTGCTAGGTAGCTACGAGGTCAAAAGGCCAGAATTACGTCGTTATTATGATTATGCACAGAAATTGATTGGATGGCTTGGCAATGTAACTCTTCAGCATGTGCGAAGGAAGGAAAATAAGAAGGTTGATGCCCTAGCTACTCTAGCTTTAACATTGACTCTGCCCGGCCAGAAACAAATCACTACCTGCCAAAAATGGATAGTATCGCCAAatgagaatgaggatgaagaaagcaAGCTCGAGCATTTGGTAGCCGCCGCTGAAGTTGTGAAGCTTGGTTGGCGACAAACCATGATCGACTACTTATGTTATAGGATACTTCTAGAATATCCAAGAAGAAAGACCGAAATTTGTCGACGTGCCCCTCGCTTCTTTTACTACAAAGACACTTTGTATCGAAGATCATTTGAGGAGTTCTCTTGCGTTGTTTAG
- the LOC104239038 gene encoding uncharacterized protein, protein MHVIDAKTSYNLLLGIPWIHENKVVPSTYYQCLKYNKDGVEKKIVDDDKPFAEAEAYFADAKFYLKNRIVKEARIGDITKARGDNIVSKRAEVASDEYKVTIEACQVSKAHKKNVAIAGKKIAPLLRYVPKVKKDEGESSSLQKVALRELTLPIKQIDTIKLFAKVGYDPNEPSKLGKLPPEAIRKANTMKNREHVVKQSREGLGNKQPPPVRISIRRASINYITMEDKPTDPNKRPSIFDRLGEPTIKTSVFERLGLLKKKKNKSQRNYEKIRRPFPSRVQSGEVLKVKTHTVVHTRERDEDEESVGSSYHITANEEQYTSSLRKVDEYLGDSSWCGHISFNDGDPQEDEDVEDAPAELEEGIKMTVDALKEVNLGTTEDSRPTYVSALLTTDEESTYVELLKEYRDVFAWSYKEMPGLDPKVAVHHLAVKKGARPVKQAQRCFRPELIPSIEAEVNKLIEAGLIREVKYPTWIQALFYEEEEWPNSSLCRF, encoded by the exons ATGCATGTGATTgatgcaaagacttcatacaatTTGTTGCTTGGAATTCCGTGGATACACGAGAACAAAGTTGTCCCATCAACCTACTACCAATGTTTGAAGTATAATAAAGATGGAGTTGAAAAGAAGATAGTTGATGATgataagccattcgcggaagctgAGGCATACTTCGCTGATGCAAaattctacttgaagaaccgcatcGTGAAGGAAGCAAGAATTGGTGACATCACGAAGGCCAGAGGTGATAATATCGTGTCCAAAAGGGCTGAAGTAGCTTCTGATGAATATAAAGTTACAATAGAAGCATGCCAAGTTTCGAAAGCTCACAAAAAGAATGTTGCAATTGCAGGTAAGAAAATAGCTCCTTTACTTCGTTACGTCCCAAAAGTGAAGAAAGATGAAGGAGAATCATCAAGCCTCCAAAAAGTTGCACTAAGAGAATTAACCCTTCCTATCAAGCAGATTGATACCATAAA GTTGTTCGCAAAGGTTGGATATGATCCCAATGAACCATCTAAGCTAGGGAAGCTCCCACCTGAAGCTATTAGGAAAGCAAACACAATGAAGAATAGGGAGCATGTGGTGAAGCAATCACGTGAGGGTCTAGGTAACAAACAACCCCCACCAGTTCGCATCTCTATTAGAAGAGCAAGTATTAACTATATCACGATGGAAGATAAACCCACTGATCCTAATAAAAGGCCTTCTATCTTTGATCGACTTGGAGAACCAACTATAAAAACTTCTGTATTTGAGAGGTTGGGGctattaaaaaagaagaagaataagtcccaaagaaattatgaaaaaataagaaGACCTTTTCCATCTAGAGTCCAAA GTGGAGAGGTACTCAAAGTGAAGACTCACACAGTGGTCCACACAAGAGAGCgtgacgaagatgaagaaagtgtaggATCCTCATATCATATTACTGCGAATGAGGAGCAATACACTTCATCCCTAAGGAAAGTTGACGAATATTTGGGAGATTCCTCTTGGTGTGGCCATATATCTTTTAACGATGGTGATCCTCAAGAAGACGAAGATGTCGAGGATGCTCCTGCGGAACTagaagaaggaattaaaatgACTGTTGATGCATTGAAAGAAGTCAACCTTGGCACTACAGAAGACTCCAGGCCCACCTATGTAAGTGCCCTATTAACCACAGATGAAGAAAGCACTTATGTGGAGCTACTCAAAGAATATAGAGATGTCTTTGCTTGGAgctacaaagagatgcctggttTAGATCCTAAAGTAGCAGTTCATCATCTCGCAGTCAAGAAAGGAGCTCGTCCTGTTAAGCAAGCCCAAAGATGCTTCAGGCCAGAATTGATCCCATCAATCGAAGCCGAGGTCAATAAGCTCATCGAAGCTGGTTTAATTCGGGAGGTTAAATATCCTACATGGATTCAAGCATTGTTctatgaagaagaagaatggccaAATTCGAGTTTGTGTCGATTTTAG
- the LOC104243586 gene encoding F-box only protein 6: protein MEVLAMLRQLIGQVKQLLQQQNTHSPSSSSSSSSSSNFSFPLQSPPLLHLPRCYVLNLDDSSAEDSCYNIIMTAGKSENLKMLEPGKPPPKKKARKERNRGKVTGTSCSIENLDPQIWKEFPEDLFEAVIARLPIATFFRFRSVCRKWNSMLMSQSFSEQCTQVPQPQPWFYTITHENVNTGAMYDPMLKKWHHPTIPALPTKLIVLPVASAGGLVCFLDIGHRSFYVCNPLTRSFKELPARSVKVWSRVAVGMTLSGKSAYSILWVGCDGEFEVYDSRKNSWTRPGSMSSNVKLPMALNFKSQTVTIGNKFYFMRSEPDGIVSYDMVTGIWKQFIIPAPLHLSDHTLAECGGRIMLVGLLTKNAATCVCIWELQKMTLLWKEVDRMPNIWCLEFYGKHVRMTCLGNKGLLMLSLRSRQMNRLVTYDFSTGEWMKVPGCVLPRGRKRQWIACGTAFHPRLTALA, encoded by the exons ATGGAAGTGCTGGCCATGCTGAGGCAACTCATTGGACAAGTTAAACAACTCTTACAACAACAAAATACAcactctccttcttcttcctcctcctcttcttcttcttctaactTCTCTTTTCCTCTTCAATCGCCACCGCTTTTACACCTCCCAAG GTGTTATGTTCTGAATCTTGATGACAGTTCTGCTGAAGACAGTTGCTACAATATCATTATGACTGCTGGAAAATCTGAAAATCTCAAGATGTTGGAACCTGGCAAGCCTCCACCAAAAAAGAAAGCTCGGAAGGAGAGGAATCGAGGAAAAGTGACTGGAACTTCATGCTCCATAGAGAATTTGGATCCGCAAATATGGAAAGAATTTCCTGAAGACTTATTTGAAGCTGTTATTGCAAGACTACCAATTGCCACTTTTTTCCGCTTCAGATCTGTCTGCCGCAAATGGAACTCAATGCTGATGTCCCAAAGTTTTTCTGAACAGTGCACCCAAGTTCCTCAACCACAACCGTGGTTCTACACCATTACTCATGAAAACGTGAATACTGGAGCCATGTACGACCCTATGTTGAAGAAATGGCACCATCCTACTATACCTGCACTGCCGACCAAGTTGATAGTCTTGCCAGTTGCTTCTGCAGGAGGTCTTGTCTGTTTCCTTGATATTGGACATAGGAGCTTCTACGTATGCAACCCTCTTACTAGGTCCTTTAAAGAGTTACCAGCCAGATCTGTTAAGGTGTGGTCTCGTGTGGCAGTAGGGATGACATTGAGTGGGAAATCAGCTTACAGTATCCTTTGGGTTGGTTGTGATGGTGAATTTGAAGTTTACGACTCCAGAAAGAACTCTTGGACTCGTCCAGGATCTATGTCCTCAAATGTTAAGCTTCCTATGGCACTCAACTTCAAGTCGCAGACAGTCACCATCGGTAATAAATTTTACTTTATGCGCTCAGAGCCTGATGGAATCGTGTCCTATGACATGGTTACTGGGATCTGGAAGCAGTTCATTATCCCTGCACCCCTACATCTGAGTGATCATACACTAGCAGAATGTGGGGGCCGCATAATGCTTGTCGGGCTGCTGACAAAGAATGCAGCCACTTGCGTGTGCATATGGGAACTGCAAAAGATGACTCTTTTGTGGAAGGAGGTTGACAGAATGCCAAATATATGGTGCTTGGAGTTTTATGGAAAGCACGTTCGGATGACTTGCTTGGGTAACAAAGGTTTGCTCATGCTATCTTTAAGATCAAGACAAATGAACCGGCTAGTAACGTATGATTTCTCAACCGGAGAATGGATGAAGGTCCCCGGTTGCGTGTTGCCCCGTGGGAGAAAGAGGCAATGGATCGCGTGCGGGACTGCTTTTCACCCCCGTCTTACAGCTTTGGCTTAA